Proteins encoded in a region of the Vicia villosa cultivar HV-30 ecotype Madison, WI linkage group LG5, Vvil1.0, whole genome shotgun sequence genome:
- the LOC131605153 gene encoding uncharacterized protein LOC131605153, whose translation MHCLDCKAVEDIPYDFYDDHREMALWDDIALYSGWLVVNSTIIVRYLSERVMRQFGFQQTIPRHPSDSAPITMTRWQLDEVFADWEHHMVPDEARETRLEVDWSCIDRYITWYYRVSHPYILPIAPGLPPRPAYEEILRTHQAQMDYT comes from the coding sequence ATGCACTGTCTGGACTGCAAGGCCGTTGAGGACATTCCATATGACTTCTATGATGATCACCGTGAGATGGCTCTGTGGGATGACATCGCcctatattctggatggttggttGTCAATTCGACCATTATTGTTCGTTATCTTTCGGAGCGCGTCATGCGTCAGTTTGGCTTCCAGCAGACGATACCCCGTCATCCTTCTGACTCCGCTCCTATCACCATGACCCGTTGGCAgctagatgaggtctttgcagactGGGAGCACCACATGGTTCCTGACGAGGCTCGGGAGACCAGATTAGAGGTAGACTGGAGCTGCATTGACAGGTACATCACGTGGTACTACAGAGTGTCACACCCATACATACTTCCCATCGCACCTGGATTACCGCCCAGACCAGCCTACGAGGAGATTTTGCGTACTCATCAGGCTCAGATGGACTACACTTAG